The proteins below come from a single Treponema phagedenis genomic window:
- the hepT gene encoding type VII toxin-antitoxin system HepT family RNase toxin, whose translation MYDTPIIAEKLHSLDRCLSRIKEHVPVSIKSLEDDFDVQDIITLNLQRAVQISVDIASHVLSEGFNVQAKTMAELFFLLAEKKLIDEELAVKLAKAVGFRNIAVHEYDSINMTILYAIITNELDCFHTFTQIILAFLNA comes from the coding sequence ATGTACGATACACCAATCATAGCAGAAAAACTGCATTCGCTTGATAGATGCTTGAGCCGTATAAAAGAGCATGTACCGGTCAGTATAAAATCGCTTGAGGATGATTTTGATGTACAGGATATTATAACCCTCAATCTACAAAGGGCGGTGCAAATTTCGGTCGATATTGCATCTCATGTTTTGAGCGAGGGTTTTAATGTGCAAGCTAAAACAATGGCTGAATTGTTTTTTCTCCTTGCAGAGAAAAAACTCATTGATGAAGAGCTTGCGGTAAAATTGGCAAAAGCGGTTGGATTTAGAAACATAGCGGTACATGAATATGATAGCATAAACATGACTATTTTATACGCAATTATTACCAATGAATTAGACTGCTTTCATACATTTACTCAAATCATACTGGCTTTTTTAAATGCCTGA
- a CDS encoding acyltransferase produces the protein MDKPFIHESSYVDEGAEIGEGTKIWHFTHIMSGAKIGKKCSIGQNVNIAGRAVVGNGVKIQNNVSLYDDVILEDDVFCGPSCVFTNVINPRAFIERKHEYKKTIVKKGASIGANATIVCGVTIGEYALIGAGSVVTKDVPPYALVYGNPAQVHGKVNESGEKE, from the coding sequence ATGGACAAACCATTTATTCATGAATCAAGTTATGTCGACGAGGGTGCCGAAATCGGCGAAGGCACAAAAATCTGGCATTTTACACATATCATGAGCGGCGCAAAAATCGGAAAGAAATGTTCCATCGGACAAAATGTCAATATTGCCGGCAGAGCTGTCGTTGGAAACGGAGTAAAAATCCAAAACAACGTTTCGCTATACGATGATGTTATTCTCGAGGATGATGTGTTTTGCGGCCCTTCCTGCGTGTTTACCAACGTCATAAATCCTCGCGCCTTTATTGAGCGCAAACATGAATACAAAAAAACCATTGTAAAAAAAGGCGCATCCATCGGTGCTAACGCTACAATTGTATGCGGTGTAACCATTGGGGAATACGCCCTTATCGGCGCTGGCAGCGTAGTAACAAAAGACGTTCCTCCCTATGCCCTTGTCTACGGCAACCCTGCGCAAGTGCATGGAAAGGTGAATGAATCGGGGGAGAAGGAGTGA
- a CDS encoding ATP-grasp domain-containing protein has protein sequence MKEKLVIIGANDFQAQLIRKAKKLGYETHVFAWEKDAIGKTDSDYFYPISIINKDEILSECKKIKPQGICSLGSDLANITVQYIAQELGLVSNSPYCVLVSTNKHEMRKVFEKNNDPSPRSILVDMSVDFNSIDLSFPVIVKPTDRSGSRGITKIFYRKDLGKAIQFSCHESFEKKALVEEFAEGKEYSVEYISYKGLHTFIALTEKFTTGHPHYIEYGHKQPALLESKNLIEIQKVVSNALTHLNIEYGASHTEIKIDGDNNIKIIEIGSRGGGDCIASDLVPLSTGYDYMKMIIDISCGKVPDFSKGSHYKNAMIKFLLTQTDIKQLKEVKKKDSFIRESILQKKIIGNVLDSSGRYGYYILAK, from the coding sequence ATGAAAGAAAAATTGGTCATTATCGGTGCAAATGATTTTCAAGCACAATTGATACGAAAAGCAAAGAAGCTTGGATATGAAACCCATGTTTTTGCCTGGGAAAAAGATGCTATAGGTAAAACAGATTCGGATTATTTTTATCCAATAAGTATTATAAATAAAGATGAAATACTATCCGAGTGTAAAAAAATAAAGCCTCAGGGTATTTGCTCTTTAGGCTCAGATCTTGCGAATATTACGGTTCAATACATAGCTCAAGAGCTAGGATTGGTTTCGAATTCGCCTTATTGTGTACTTGTATCTACAAATAAACATGAGATGAGGAAAGTCTTTGAAAAAAACAACGATCCTTCTCCACGTAGTATATTAGTAGATATGTCCGTTGATTTCAATTCTATTGATTTATCTTTTCCTGTAATTGTGAAACCGACTGATAGATCGGGTAGCAGAGGAATTACAAAAATTTTTTATCGTAAAGATTTAGGTAAAGCTATTCAGTTTTCTTGTCATGAATCATTTGAGAAGAAAGCACTTGTTGAAGAGTTTGCAGAAGGGAAAGAATACAGTGTAGAATATATTTCCTATAAAGGGCTCCATACTTTCATCGCACTTACCGAAAAATTTACAACAGGTCATCCACACTATATTGAATATGGTCATAAGCAACCGGCTTTATTAGAAAGTAAAAATTTAATAGAAATACAAAAAGTTGTTTCTAATGCTTTGACTCATTTAAATATAGAATATGGTGCATCACATACGGAAATAAAAATAGATGGAGATAATAATATTAAAATTATTGAGATAGGTTCTCGAGGAGGGGGAGATTGTATCGCATCTGATTTGGTTCCTCTTTCAACTGGTTATGATTATATGAAAATGATTATTGATATATCTTGCGGGAAAGTTCCGGATTTTAGCAAAGGCTCTCACTATAAGAATGCAATGATTAAATTTTTGCTTACACAAACTGACATTAAACAATTAAAAGAAGTTAAGAAAAAAGATAGCTTTATCCGTGAGTCTATTTTGCAAAAAAAAATCATTGGTAATGTACTAGATAGTAGTGGAAGATATGGTTACTATATTTTAGCAAAATAA
- the mntA gene encoding type VII toxin-antitoxin system MntA family adenylyltransferase antitoxin yields MKDLIIQKLNRFFDKQETIILVLLYGSYARGSQTELSDVDLAVAARTDLSLDDFLTLRMELSLLFEKEIDLVDIRKIDGLLHYKVFTEGICIKKTENDGKSLLHKNIMTALFWYEDYYPLYLRSQKVILKKAFGSV; encoded by the coding sequence ATGAAAGATCTTATTATTCAAAAACTAAACCGTTTTTTTGACAAGCAAGAGACCATTATTTTAGTTCTGCTATACGGCTCCTATGCGCGCGGCAGTCAAACCGAGTTAAGTGATGTGGATCTCGCTGTTGCTGCACGGACGGATTTAAGTCTTGATGATTTTTTGACATTGCGGATGGAGCTTTCTTTATTGTTCGAAAAAGAAATTGATTTAGTTGATATACGAAAAATAGACGGTTTATTGCATTATAAAGTTTTTACTGAGGGGATTTGTATAAAAAAAACAGAAAATGACGGCAAATCACTGTTGCATAAAAACATTATGACCGCCTTGTTTTGGTATGAAGATTATTATCCGTTATATCTTCGTTCACAAAAAGTGATACTAAAAAAAGCTTTTGGTTCTGTTTAA
- a CDS encoding DegT/DnrJ/EryC1/StrS family aminotransferase: MNVPFYTSTREYQNYKQEFDSAISSVLETGDFILGKAVTELEQAVAKYCGVKYAVGVANGSDALVIASDILGFKDGAEVLTPVFTFFASTSCIARLGGKPVFCDVDEDTFCIDMNDAENRITKNTIGILPVHLFLQTADMEACMNLAKKHNLKVLEDAAEAFGMQDLYKGQLKTSGTIGDIGIYSFFPTKTLGGYGDGGMIVTNNEEYYTKAKSLRVHGATKKYHHDYIGYNSRLDSLQAAILNVKLNHIDDSIQKRAKHAQQYRELLNTVSQVQLPKVKTKGKEVYYVFNLLAEKRDELQNFLQEKGIGTTVYYPKSLHEQECFKYLGYKKGDFPVAEKLCASVLALPMYPELTEDEVSYTCECIKKFYQR; this comes from the coding sequence ATGAACGTACCTTTTTATACTTCAACACGTGAATATCAAAACTATAAGCAGGAATTTGATTCCGCGATTTCATCCGTGCTTGAAACCGGCGATTTTATTTTAGGCAAGGCGGTAACTGAACTTGAACAAGCTGTCGCAAAGTATTGCGGCGTAAAATATGCCGTAGGGGTTGCAAACGGCAGCGATGCACTTGTTATTGCATCAGATATTTTAGGCTTTAAAGACGGCGCCGAAGTTTTAACCCCCGTGTTTACTTTTTTTGCCTCAACCTCATGTATTGCTCGTTTAGGCGGGAAACCGGTGTTTTGCGATGTAGATGAAGACACCTTTTGCATAGACATGAACGATGCCGAAAATCGAATTACAAAAAACACCATAGGGATATTGCCGGTACATTTATTTTTGCAAACTGCCGATATGGAAGCTTGTATGAATCTGGCAAAAAAACATAACTTAAAAGTGCTTGAAGATGCTGCGGAAGCATTCGGAATGCAAGATTTATACAAAGGCCAGTTAAAAACTTCCGGAACAATTGGTGATATAGGAATTTATTCTTTTTTTCCGACAAAAACGCTTGGCGGCTACGGTGATGGCGGCATGATTGTTACCAATAATGAAGAATACTATACAAAAGCAAAAAGTCTTCGCGTTCATGGAGCAACAAAAAAATACCATCACGATTATATCGGCTATAATTCCCGACTGGATAGTTTACAAGCCGCTATTTTAAACGTAAAACTGAACCACATCGATGACTCAATTCAAAAAAGAGCAAAACATGCACAGCAGTATCGCGAGCTACTCAACACTGTATCGCAGGTACAGCTTCCAAAGGTGAAAACAAAGGGAAAAGAAGTTTATTATGTGTTTAACCTACTGGCAGAAAAACGTGATGAACTTCAAAATTTCTTACAAGAAAAAGGCATTGGTACAACCGTATATTATCCTAAAAGTCTGCACGAGCAAGAATGTTTTAAGTATTTAGGCTATAAAAAAGGCGACTTCCCTGTTGCCGAAAAACTCTGTGCATCGGTTTTAGCTCTGCCGATGTATCCCGAATTAACCGAAGACGAAGTCAGCTACACCTGCGAGTGTATTAAGAAATTTTATCAGCGCTAA
- the rfbA gene encoding glucose-1-phosphate thymidylyltransferase RfbA has product MKGIILAGGSGTRLAPLTTSVSKQILPLYDKPMIYYPLSTLMLAHINEVLIISTPRDIELFKSLLGDGNWLGMKFEYAVQDKPRGLADAFIIGEKFIGNDSCSLILGDNVFYGNGFSTTLLNAKKNIEENKGALIFGYYVKEPSDYGVVEFDYLGKAISIEEKPETPKSNYAVPGLYFYDNGVIEIAKNIKPSARGEIEITSVNNVYLQNKKLRVEKLGRGMAWLDTGTFNGLLDAANFIATIQERQGLYVSCVEEIAYLRGWIDVSQIFKLSKQYNNEYGAYLRHIAEIYGE; this is encoded by the coding sequence ATGAAAGGTATAATTTTAGCAGGAGGAAGCGGTACACGACTTGCCCCCCTAACGACATCAGTTTCAAAACAAATATTACCCTTGTATGATAAACCGATGATTTATTATCCTTTATCAACTTTAATGCTTGCTCATATTAATGAGGTACTGATTATTTCAACTCCTCGTGATATAGAATTATTTAAAAGTTTGTTAGGTGATGGCAATTGGCTTGGGATGAAATTTGAATATGCTGTTCAAGACAAACCTCGAGGTCTTGCCGATGCTTTTATTATTGGTGAAAAGTTTATAGGGAATGACAGTTGTTCTTTGATATTGGGGGACAATGTATTTTATGGGAATGGTTTTAGCACAACTTTATTAAATGCAAAAAAAAATATAGAAGAAAATAAAGGCGCCCTTATTTTTGGTTATTATGTCAAAGAGCCTTCAGATTATGGTGTTGTAGAATTTGATTACTTAGGAAAAGCAATATCGATTGAAGAAAAGCCAGAAACACCTAAGTCAAATTATGCTGTACCTGGATTATATTTTTATGATAATGGAGTAATAGAGATTGCAAAAAATATAAAACCGTCTGCCCGGGGTGAAATTGAAATTACATCAGTAAATAATGTATATTTGCAAAATAAAAAATTAAGAGTTGAAAAACTCGGCAGAGGGATGGCATGGCTTGATACCGGCACTTTTAATGGCTTATTGGATGCAGCAAATTTTATAGCAACGATACAAGAACGACAAGGTTTATACGTGTCTTGTGTTGAAGAAATTGCTTATTTAAGAGGTTGGATTGATGTTTCTCAAATTTTCAAACTTTCAAAACAGTACAATAATGAATACGGAGCTTATTTGCGTCATATAGCAGAAATATATGGCGAATAA
- the rffA gene encoding dTDP-4-amino-4,6-dideoxygalactose transaminase has translation MISFNIPPYVETAHRYIEKSIENHKICGDGEFTKKCSKWMEDKFSALKVLLTTSGTSALEMAAVLCGIQQGDEVIMPSFTFCSTANAFVQRGAKIVFIDIRPDTMNIDEKLIEAAITSKTKAIVPVHYAGVSCNMDTIMKIAKQYNLFVVEDSAQGVMSTYNNKALGTIGTFGCYSFHETKNYSMGEGGAIVINDKNYIEKAEIIREKGTNRSQFLRGQIDKYTWIEYGSSFLPSELNAAYLWSQFEIADEINNWRLGNWTQYYKGLLPLQQQGFIDLPTVPSNCIHNAHMFYIKVKDIEERTQLIQYLKTKDVGAVFHYVPLHSAPAGIKYGRFEGSDTYTTKESERLLRLPMYYGLKNSDVDYVVEQVYKFFRK, from the coding sequence ATGATAAGTTTTAATATTCCACCTTATGTAGAAACTGCTCATCGCTATATTGAAAAGTCAATAGAAAATCATAAAATATGCGGTGATGGAGAATTCACAAAAAAATGTTCCAAATGGATGGAAGATAAATTTTCCGCATTAAAAGTATTGCTGACAACATCAGGGACATCCGCACTTGAGATGGCAGCTGTTTTGTGTGGCATACAGCAGGGAGATGAAGTAATTATGCCCTCTTTTACGTTCTGTTCTACTGCAAATGCCTTTGTACAACGAGGTGCAAAAATTGTATTTATTGATATTCGTCCTGACACCATGAATATAGACGAAAAACTTATTGAAGCAGCTATCACAAGCAAAACAAAGGCAATTGTCCCTGTCCATTATGCGGGTGTTTCATGTAACATGGATACAATTATGAAGATTGCAAAACAATATAATCTTTTTGTTGTAGAAGATTCGGCACAAGGAGTTATGTCTACTTATAATAATAAGGCACTCGGTACAATCGGAACATTCGGCTGTTATAGCTTTCACGAAACTAAAAATTATAGCATGGGAGAAGGTGGAGCCATTGTAATTAACGATAAAAATTATATTGAAAAAGCTGAAATTATACGAGAAAAAGGAACTAATCGGAGTCAGTTTTTGCGTGGGCAAATAGATAAATATACTTGGATTGAATATGGTTCGTCTTTTTTACCAAGCGAACTTAATGCTGCATATTTATGGTCGCAATTTGAAATAGCAGACGAAATCAATAACTGGCGGCTGGGAAATTGGACACAATATTATAAGGGTTTATTACCCTTGCAGCAACAAGGTTTTATTGATTTACCGACCGTGCCTTCCAATTGTATTCATAATGCGCATATGTTTTATATCAAAGTAAAAGATATAGAAGAAAGGACACAGTTGATTCAATATTTAAAAACCAAGGATGTCGGCGCAGTATTTCATTATGTTCCGTTGCATTCAGCACCTGCCGGCATAAAATATGGACGTTTCGAAGGAAGCGATACCTATACAACTAAAGAAAGTGAACGATTACTACGATTACCGATGTACTATGGACTAAAAAACTCGGACGTTGACTATGTTGTAGAACAGGTATATAAATTTTTTAGAAAATAG
- a CDS encoding nucleotidyltransferase family protein — translation MSFDLTETQKNILIEILKKHIKKGEIIIFGSRAKQSNTEHSDVDIAIRNGAFLKGSSICSLCDELDESDFPYLTDVLEYEKLENPALKEHIDSAGKVLVVI, via the coding sequence ATGAGTTTTGATTTAACCGAAACACAAAAAAACATACTTATTGAAATTTTAAAAAAGCATATCAAAAAAGGTGAAATTATTATTTTCGGTTCGCGGGCAAAACAATCGAATACCGAGCACAGCGATGTTGATATTGCAATTCGTAACGGCGCTTTTCTCAAAGGATCTTCAATTTGCTCTTTATGTGATGAGCTTGATGAATCGGATTTTCCGTATTTAACCGATGTGCTTGAATATGAAAAACTGGAAAACCCTGCATTAAAAGAACATATTGACAGTGCGGGAAAAGTGTTGGTAGTGATTTAG